A genomic stretch from Thermostichus vulcanus str. 'Rupite' includes:
- a CDS encoding tetratricopeptide repeat protein, whose product MSLAVVLGMGGWGSLASAQVLMHVPVPNGGLMQAQGLQLATDSLRLAQFGQAEEALRRLQLAVEMVPNSSELHYVLGNVHLELGDYAQANQSLQKARALAPEDAAVLYSLGSSYLRQGSYFAATEALERAVALQPDNPNARFQLGNAYWLLNDGDRARQEYEEALKLDPSYWPAMNNIGLVDYEQGDIDAAIDRWERTLEMIDSMAEPYLALATALYIRGETERAEELGAKAMRLDPEYARLQVLRENLWGEKLMRDVQILLRTRPVAEALQQAAIDQFNQQMGLSESE is encoded by the coding sequence GTGAGCCTTGCGGTTGTCTTGGGGATGGGGGGATGGGGATCCCTGGCCTCTGCCCAAGTGTTGATGCATGTGCCCGTACCCAATGGGGGCTTGATGCAGGCGCAAGGGTTACAACTGGCCACCGACTCATTGCGATTGGCACAGTTTGGCCAAGCGGAGGAAGCCCTCCGTCGCTTGCAACTGGCGGTTGAAATGGTGCCTAATTCCTCAGAGTTGCACTACGTTTTGGGCAATGTGCATCTGGAACTGGGAGATTATGCCCAGGCCAACCAATCGCTGCAAAAGGCCCGGGCTTTGGCCCCAGAGGATGCCGCTGTTCTCTACTCGCTAGGGTCTTCTTACCTACGACAGGGCAGTTATTTTGCCGCCACTGAAGCCCTAGAACGGGCGGTCGCCCTGCAACCGGATAACCCCAATGCCCGCTTCCAATTGGGCAATGCCTATTGGCTACTGAATGACGGCGACCGTGCCCGCCAGGAATATGAGGAAGCCCTAAAACTGGATCCCTCCTACTGGCCGGCCATGAACAACATTGGCCTGGTGGACTACGAGCAGGGGGATATCGATGCTGCCATCGACCGCTGGGAACGCACCTTGGAGATGATTGACTCTATGGCAGAACCCTACCTGGCGCTGGCCACCGCCCTCTACATCCGGGGAGAAACCGAGCGGGCAGAAGAGCTGGGTGCAAAAGCGATGCGCTTGGATCCGGAATATGCCCGCTTGCAGGTGCTACGGGAAAACCTCTGGGGGGAAAAGCTCATGCGGGATGTGCAGATCCTGCTGCGAACCCGTCCTGTTGCCGAAGCTCTGCAACAAGCTGCTATCGATCAGTTCAATCAGCAAATGGGGCTTTCAGAATCAGAATAA
- the dxs gene encoding 1-deoxy-D-xylulose-5-phosphate synthase: protein MHLSDLTHPNQLHALNLSQLRSLARQIRDKHLQTAANSPVGCHLGPGLGVVELTLALYKTLDLDRDKVIWDVGHQAYAHKMLTGRYANFHTLRQKGGIAGYLKRSESRFDHFGAGHASTSISAALGMAIARDRRGDNFKVVAIIGDGALTGGMAYEAINHAGHLPKTNLMVILNDNGMSISPNVGAIPRYLNRLRLSPPVQFLADSLEEQLKNLPLLGSSLSPEIDRMKETMKLVTAVQNNKTGIIFEELGFTYVGPVDGHNLAELLDAFELAHGIPGPVLVHVVTVKGKGYAPAEAEQVGYHAQSRFDLATGKPYPSTKPKPPSYSKVFGHALCKLAEQDPRIIGITAAMDTGTGLTKLKEKLPDQFVDVGIAEQHAVTLAAGMACEGLRPVVAIYSTFLQRAYDQIIHDVCIQKLPVFFCLDRAGVVGADGPTHQGMYDIAYLRCIPGMVVMAPKDEAELQRMLVTGVNYTAGPIAMRYPRGSGVGVPLAEEGWEPLPIGKAEVLRSGGEVLILAYGSMVHPSLQAAEILKEHGISATVVNARFAKPLDTELILPLAEQSRLVVTVEEGCLMGGFGSAVGEALIDADLRVPLLRLGVPDQWVEHATPEEALAELGLNSAGIAERIRDKFQARFPAGSLGEVPLVG from the coding sequence ATGCACCTGAGTGATCTCACTCATCCCAACCAGCTGCACGCTCTTAACCTGAGCCAGTTGCGCAGTCTAGCCCGCCAGATTCGAGACAAGCACCTGCAAACCGCGGCCAATTCCCCTGTCGGTTGTCACTTGGGGCCGGGACTGGGGGTGGTGGAGCTGACCTTAGCCCTCTATAAAACCCTCGACCTGGATCGAGACAAGGTGATTTGGGATGTGGGACACCAAGCCTATGCTCACAAGATGCTCACCGGCAGGTATGCCAACTTTCATACCTTGCGCCAAAAGGGAGGCATTGCCGGATACCTGAAGCGTAGCGAGAGCCGCTTTGACCATTTCGGGGCAGGGCATGCTTCCACCAGCATTTCCGCTGCTTTGGGCATGGCGATTGCGCGGGATCGGCGTGGGGACAACTTCAAAGTGGTGGCCATCATTGGTGATGGTGCCCTGACGGGGGGTATGGCTTATGAGGCGATCAACCACGCCGGACATCTGCCCAAGACCAACTTGATGGTGATCCTCAATGACAATGGCATGTCCATTTCCCCCAATGTAGGGGCGATCCCCCGCTATTTGAATCGCCTGCGCCTTAGCCCACCGGTGCAGTTTTTGGCCGATAGCCTAGAAGAACAGCTCAAGAATCTGCCTCTACTGGGATCCAGCCTCAGTCCAGAAATTGACCGCATGAAAGAGACCATGAAATTGGTCACGGCGGTACAAAACAACAAAACCGGCATCATCTTTGAGGAGCTGGGCTTTACCTATGTCGGGCCGGTGGACGGGCATAACCTGGCGGAGTTGCTGGATGCCTTTGAGTTGGCCCACGGGATCCCAGGCCCAGTGCTGGTGCATGTGGTTACCGTCAAAGGGAAAGGGTATGCCCCCGCCGAAGCGGAACAGGTGGGTTATCACGCCCAATCTCGCTTTGATTTGGCCACTGGCAAGCCTTATCCTTCGACCAAACCCAAGCCACCGAGCTATAGCAAGGTGTTTGGCCATGCCCTTTGTAAATTGGCCGAGCAGGATCCCCGCATTATCGGCATCACAGCAGCCATGGATACGGGTACGGGGTTGACCAAGCTGAAAGAAAAACTGCCAGATCAGTTTGTGGATGTTGGGATTGCCGAGCAACATGCGGTGACTTTGGCAGCAGGGATGGCCTGTGAAGGGTTGCGCCCGGTGGTGGCCATCTACTCCACCTTCCTGCAGCGGGCCTATGACCAGATTATCCACGATGTCTGCATCCAAAAGCTGCCGGTTTTCTTCTGTTTGGATCGCGCAGGGGTTGTGGGGGCAGACGGTCCCACTCACCAAGGCATGTACGATATCGCTTACCTGCGTTGTATTCCCGGCATGGTGGTAATGGCGCCCAAAGATGAGGCCGAGTTGCAACGGATGTTGGTGACAGGGGTGAACTACACGGCTGGCCCGATTGCCATGCGTTACCCACGGGGATCTGGGGTGGGAGTCCCCCTAGCGGAAGAAGGCTGGGAGCCCCTGCCGATTGGCAAAGCGGAGGTGCTGCGCAGCGGCGGGGAGGTGTTGATTCTGGCCTATGGATCGATGGTGCATCCCAGTTTGCAGGCTGCTGAGATTCTGAAGGAGCACGGCATTTCAGCCACGGTGGTCAATGCCCGCTTTGCCAAGCCCCTCGATACGGAGCTGATCCTGCCTTTGGCGGAGCAGAGCCGCTTGGTGGTGACAGTGGAAGAGGGCTGCCTGATGGGTGGGTTTGGTTCAGCGGTTGGGGAAGCGTTGATCGATGCAGATTTGAGAGTGCCGCTGCTGCGCTTGGGCGTGCCCGATCAATGGGTAGAGCATGCCACCCCCGAGGAAGCCTTGGCAGAATTAGGTCTGAACAGTGCTGGAATCGCCGAACGGATTCGGGACAAGTTTCAAGCACGCTTTCCAGCTGGATCCCTGGGTGAGGTTCCTCTGGTGGGTTAA
- the cysK gene encoding cysteine synthase A → MKIAANITQLIGRTPLVQLNRIPQAEGCRAQILVKLESFNPAASVKDRIAVSMIEAAEQAGLITPGKTILVEPTSGNTGIGLAMAAAAKGYRLIITMPESMSLERRLLLKAYGAEVHLASATGGMGEAIWKAEEIVRRTPNAFMLGQFSNPANPQIHAKTTGPEIWEDTEGNIDILVAGVGTGGTITGAGQFLKTKNPAIQLVAIEPKGSAVLSGKRPGFHRIEGIGAGFVPDVLRRDLLDEVIAVDDEESMAYSRRLAKEEGILSGISTGAALVGAIQVGQRPENAGKMIVMIQPSFGERYLSTPLFRDLERDSEHGSLVGGG, encoded by the coding sequence ATGAAAATCGCCGCCAACATTACCCAACTCATCGGTCGCACCCCCCTTGTACAGTTGAACCGGATCCCGCAGGCGGAAGGATGTCGGGCACAGATCTTGGTGAAACTGGAAAGTTTTAACCCCGCCGCTTCGGTGAAGGATCGCATCGCCGTCAGCATGATTGAGGCAGCCGAACAGGCGGGTCTGATTACCCCCGGCAAAACCATCCTCGTGGAGCCCACCTCCGGCAATACCGGCATCGGTTTGGCTATGGCGGCAGCAGCCAAAGGCTATCGGCTGATCATCACCATGCCCGAGAGCATGAGCCTTGAGCGGCGACTGTTGTTGAAAGCCTACGGGGCGGAGGTGCATCTGGCAAGTGCCACGGGCGGCATGGGAGAGGCGATCTGGAAAGCTGAGGAAATCGTGCGGCGCACCCCCAATGCCTTTATGTTGGGCCAATTTAGCAATCCAGCTAACCCGCAAATCCACGCCAAAACCACCGGCCCAGAAATTTGGGAGGATACAGAGGGCAATATCGACATCCTGGTGGCCGGGGTTGGCACGGGAGGCACGATCACAGGGGCAGGGCAATTTCTAAAGACAAAAAATCCTGCCATTCAACTGGTGGCCATTGAACCGAAAGGCAGCGCCGTGCTGAGTGGCAAAAGACCGGGCTTCCACCGCATTGAAGGGATCGGGGCCGGATTCGTGCCGGATGTGTTGCGGCGAGATCTGCTGGATGAGGTGATTGCCGTTGATGACGAAGAAAGCATGGCCTACAGTCGTCGTTTAGCCAAAGAAGAAGGGATCCTCTCCGGTATTTCTACAGGGGCGGCCTTGGTGGGGGCGATTCAGGTGGGACAACGACCAGAAAACGCCGGCAAGATGATCGTCATGATCCAGCCCAGCTTTGGCGAACGCTACCTTAGCACCCCTCTGTTTCGGGACTTGGAGCGGGACTCTGAGCATGGGAGCCTGGTTGGCGGGGGCTAG
- the ileS gene encoding isoleucine--tRNA ligase has protein sequence MRAEAAKKEPAIQAFWQEEHIYQRLSENNSGDPFVLHDGPPYANGDIHMGTTLNKILKDIVNKYHILQGRKVRYVPGWDCHGLPIELKVLQSLPAKVRERLTPLELRQKAKEYALGYIDTQRASFKRLGVWGDWDHPYMTLSPEYEAAQIEVFGQMALKGYIYRGLKPVHWSPSSQTALAEAELEYPDNHISRSIYVAFPLKTLSPAAEAVLDPFMPQLRVAIWTTTPWTIPANLALCFSPKLTYAVVESPRFGHLLIAADLRQRLETVLETPLEVKATLPGSALEHSQGQHPLYDRASLCVLGDYVTTESGTGIVHTAPGHGEDDFKTGQKYGLPILSPVDAQGKFTAEAGADLVGLDVLSKQPQTSANEAVIRALRAAGALLKEEPYNHKYPYDWRTKEPTIFRATEQWFASVAGFREQALKAIKEVKWIPAIGENRITPMVAERSDWCISRQRAWGVPIPVFYDEETGDPLLTAETLDHIKTIFAKEGSDAWWQRPVEELLPEQYRNNGRTYRKGMDTMDVWFDSGSSWAAVAKAQGLGYPVDMYLEGSDQHRGWFQSSLLTSVAVNGHAPYKSVLTHGFVLDEKGQKMSKSLGNVIDPMLLINGGKNLQTDPAYGADVLRLWVSSVDYSGDVPLGKTILGQMADVYRKIRNTARFLLSNLYDFDPAQDGVAYADLSELDRYILHRMKEVGSEISEAFNSYQFFRFFQAVQNFCVVDLSNFYLDISKDRLYISHAHSLRRRQCQTVLALLVENLAKAIAPVLSHMAEEIWSHLPYPKPTQSVFEGGWMTLPDTWLDPQLAATWEQLRSLRQEVNKALEQARTDKVIGASTEAKLILKVGDPALYGILEAHASELRYLFITSQVELAKTAQGLEIAIQPADGKKCVRCWNHSVQVGESAEHPELCERCVSALAGEF, from the coding sequence ATGCGGGCAGAAGCCGCCAAGAAAGAGCCCGCCATCCAAGCGTTTTGGCAGGAAGAGCACATTTACCAGCGCTTGTCCGAAAACAACAGCGGGGATCCCTTTGTGTTGCACGATGGGCCGCCCTACGCCAATGGCGATATCCACATGGGCACCACCCTGAACAAGATCCTCAAGGATATTGTCAACAAATATCACATCCTGCAGGGGCGTAAGGTGCGCTATGTGCCCGGCTGGGATTGTCATGGACTGCCGATTGAGCTGAAAGTATTGCAAAGCCTGCCCGCTAAAGTCCGAGAAAGACTCACTCCGCTAGAGCTGCGGCAAAAGGCCAAGGAATACGCCCTCGGCTACATCGATACCCAGCGGGCCAGCTTCAAACGCTTGGGGGTGTGGGGAGACTGGGATCACCCCTACATGACTCTGAGTCCAGAATACGAAGCTGCTCAGATCGAGGTGTTTGGGCAAATGGCTCTCAAGGGCTATATCTATCGCGGTCTCAAGCCCGTTCATTGGAGCCCCAGTTCCCAGACGGCTTTGGCAGAAGCAGAGCTGGAGTACCCCGACAACCACATCTCCCGCAGCATCTATGTCGCTTTTCCCCTGAAAACCCTCAGCCCGGCAGCAGAAGCGGTTCTGGATCCCTTTATGCCTCAGTTGCGGGTGGCGATCTGGACCACCACCCCCTGGACGATTCCAGCCAACTTGGCCCTCTGTTTCAGCCCCAAGCTCACCTATGCAGTGGTGGAGTCGCCTCGGTTTGGACATCTATTGATTGCGGCGGATCTGCGGCAGCGACTGGAAACAGTCTTAGAGACTCCGCTGGAGGTAAAGGCAACCTTACCGGGATCCGCCCTGGAACACTCCCAAGGACAACATCCCCTCTACGACCGCGCCAGCCTTTGTGTGTTGGGGGACTACGTGACCACCGAATCCGGTACCGGCATTGTCCATACGGCGCCCGGGCATGGGGAAGATGACTTCAAAACGGGGCAAAAATATGGCTTGCCCATCCTCAGCCCCGTGGATGCTCAGGGGAAATTTACCGCCGAGGCGGGAGCCGATTTGGTCGGGTTGGATGTGCTCTCCAAACAGCCGCAAACCAGTGCCAATGAGGCAGTGATCCGAGCTTTACGGGCCGCCGGCGCTCTCCTCAAGGAGGAACCCTACAACCACAAATATCCCTACGATTGGCGTACCAAAGAGCCGACGATTTTCCGAGCTACTGAGCAGTGGTTTGCATCTGTGGCCGGCTTTCGGGAGCAAGCTCTGAAGGCCATCAAAGAGGTGAAATGGATCCCGGCGATTGGCGAGAACCGCATCACACCAATGGTGGCGGAACGTTCCGACTGGTGCATTTCCCGGCAGCGGGCTTGGGGGGTGCCGATCCCGGTGTTTTACGACGAGGAAACTGGGGATCCCTTGCTGACGGCGGAAACCCTTGACCACATCAAAACCATCTTTGCCAAGGAAGGATCCGATGCCTGGTGGCAGCGTCCGGTTGAAGAATTGCTGCCAGAACAGTACCGCAACAATGGCCGTACCTACCGCAAAGGTATGGACACCATGGATGTCTGGTTTGACTCCGGTTCCTCCTGGGCAGCGGTGGCCAAAGCACAGGGATTGGGCTACCCAGTGGATATGTATCTAGAGGGATCCGATCAACATCGGGGTTGGTTCCAATCCAGCTTGCTTACCTCTGTGGCAGTGAATGGCCATGCCCCCTATAAGTCGGTATTAACCCACGGATTTGTCCTGGATGAAAAAGGCCAGAAAATGAGCAAATCCCTGGGCAATGTGATCGACCCAATGCTGTTGATCAACGGCGGAAAAAATTTGCAAACGGATCCCGCCTATGGCGCTGATGTGCTGCGCTTGTGGGTTTCCAGTGTGGATTATTCGGGCGATGTACCGTTGGGTAAAACCATTCTTGGACAAATGGCAGATGTCTATCGCAAAATTCGCAATACCGCCCGCTTTTTGCTGAGTAACTTGTACGATTTTGATCCGGCTCAGGATGGGGTTGCTTATGCCGACTTATCAGAATTGGATCGCTACATTCTCCATCGCATGAAAGAGGTAGGATCCGAAATTAGCGAGGCTTTTAATAGCTACCAATTCTTCCGATTTTTTCAGGCGGTTCAGAACTTTTGCGTGGTAGATTTGTCTAACTTTTACCTGGATATCAGCAAGGATCGCCTGTATATCAGCCATGCCCACAGTTTGCGGCGGCGACAGTGCCAAACGGTGCTGGCTCTTCTGGTGGAAAACCTGGCCAAAGCGATTGCCCCGGTACTCTCCCATATGGCCGAAGAAATTTGGAGCCATCTGCCCTATCCCAAACCGACGCAATCGGTGTTTGAAGGCGGTTGGATGACGCTACCCGACACTTGGCTGGATCCGCAATTGGCCGCCACCTGGGAACAGTTGCGCTCCCTCCGCCAGGAGGTGAACAAAGCCCTGGAACAAGCCCGTACTGACAAGGTGATCGGCGCTTCCACCGAAGCCAAGCTCATCCTCAAGGTAGGGGATCCCGCTTTGTACGGGATCCTGGAGGCTCATGCCTCGGAGTTGCGCTATCTGTTCATCACCTCCCAGGTGGAGTTGGCAAAAACGGCCCAAGGATTGGAGATTGCCATTCAGCCTGCCGATGGTAAAAAATGTGTGCGCTGCTGGAACCATTCTGTACAGGTGGGTGAGTCAGCAGAACACCCCGAATTGTGTGAACGCTGTGTTTCGGCTTTGGCAGGAGAATTTTAA
- a CDS encoding tetratricopeptide repeat protein, giving the protein MNSHLNWTQVVRNGLLCGIPVLLLACSGPGSQRVATDPSPTPIATSAAAEAAETATEVALDNRTLEQVNQLLTQGQELLEQKDLSRAYAVLTHAVNMAPNLPEPYLHRGKVNEAQQQPTQALWDYSQALQLNPRYEEALRARGYLYYNLEDYPNALEDYQTVTQINPLQAKDFRIMAEIQEKLEDPRGASDSLETYLRLTLNQPNQPAEREELLNRVIQLRMQATP; this is encoded by the coding sequence ATGAATTCTCATCTCAACTGGACTCAAGTTGTCCGCAACGGGCTCCTTTGTGGGATCCCTGTGCTCTTGTTGGCTTGCTCTGGCCCAGGGAGCCAGCGTGTGGCGACGGATCCCAGTCCTACCCCGATCGCAACCTCCGCAGCGGCCGAAGCGGCGGAAACAGCAACAGAAGTAGCTCTTGACAACCGAACCCTGGAACAGGTCAACCAGCTACTCACTCAAGGACAAGAGTTGCTTGAACAAAAGGATCTTTCGAGAGCCTATGCCGTCTTGACGCATGCCGTGAACATGGCTCCTAACTTACCCGAACCCTATCTACATCGGGGCAAAGTTAATGAAGCTCAGCAACAACCCACTCAAGCCCTTTGGGATTATTCCCAGGCTTTACAGCTAAATCCTCGTTACGAAGAGGCCCTCCGTGCCCGTGGCTATCTCTACTACAACCTGGAGGATTATCCCAACGCGCTGGAAGATTACCAAACCGTCACCCAAATTAACCCCCTCCAAGCCAAAGATTTTCGGATCATGGCAGAGATCCAAGAAAAGTTAGAGGATCCTCGGGGTGCTTCCGATAGCCTAGAAACCTATTTGCGCCTCACTCTCAACCAACCCAACCAACCAGCAGAACGAGAGGAGTTATTGAATCGGGTGATCCAGCTGCGGATGCAGGCCACCCCCTGA
- a CDS encoding PulJ/GspJ family protein — translation MNRLSICCRSRRTTSRTSAQGYTLIELLAGILITGVTTSISLGALMTFLRSEQFNTTVSTRLQDMNLALDLMADELRGANQFTVPPTCPSSEPSCIPVLEFTVAGVGQPIRYYLLNQADNSQSVFRDGVGFTPQGLYAAGTPFAALVIDQIPIDSAFTCPAGSQGAGTAAFNGCIRNGKLVNIQLRDQDGNGVNAQIARRVGL, via the coding sequence ATGAACCGCCTGTCCATTTGTTGTCGCTCCCGCCGCACCACCTCTCGAACCTCTGCCCAAGGTTACACCCTGATTGAACTCCTGGCTGGGATCCTAATCACAGGAGTCACCACTTCTATTTCCCTGGGGGCATTGATGACATTCTTGCGTTCTGAACAGTTCAACACCACCGTTTCCACGCGCCTGCAGGATATGAACTTGGCTTTGGATCTGATGGCAGACGAATTGAGGGGAGCCAACCAGTTCACCGTACCGCCCACCTGTCCGAGCAGCGAACCCAGTTGCATTCCCGTGCTGGAATTTACAGTGGCTGGGGTGGGGCAACCGATTCGCTATTACCTACTCAACCAAGCGGACAATTCCCAGTCGGTGTTTCGCGACGGTGTCGGCTTTACCCCACAAGGACTGTATGCAGCAGGAACACCTTTTGCCGCTTTGGTGATTGACCAGATCCCGATAGACAGTGCCTTTACCTGTCCTGCCGGTAGCCAGGGAGCGGGCACGGCAGCGTTCAATGGCTGCATTCGCAACGGAAAACTGGTCAATATCCAATTGCGGGATCAAGACGGCAATGGAGTCAATGCCCAAATCGCCCGACGAGTGGGCTTGTAA
- a CDS encoding pilus assembly FimT family protein — protein sequence MSPPVPKPFPPLRGFTLMEMLAVLVIASLLSALGIAGLTNLVKRSNLANTVALVQGSLKEAQRQAMLNSRPCQVVLGISSITTECPPGTLTRRDQLSNWVRLSSDITTPTPNVVSFSYRGTVSNNCPDPTNCGTIRIEFPDEEARCLRVESLLGKVSNDFACE from the coding sequence ATGAGTCCACCCGTCCCCAAACCATTTCCTCCCCTGCGAGGGTTCACCTTAATGGAAATGTTGGCGGTTTTGGTGATTGCATCTCTGCTCAGTGCTCTGGGCATTGCCGGACTAACCAACCTGGTGAAGCGCTCCAACCTGGCCAATACGGTGGCGCTCGTGCAGGGATCCCTAAAAGAAGCGCAGCGACAAGCTATGCTCAACAGTCGCCCTTGCCAGGTGGTGTTGGGCATCAGCTCTATCACCACCGAATGTCCTCCCGGCACCTTAACCCGCCGCGATCAACTCTCCAACTGGGTCAGGCTCTCCAGCGACATCACCACCCCAACCCCCAATGTAGTCAGCTTTAGCTATCGGGGTACAGTCTCCAACAATTGCCCGGATCCCACCAATTGCGGCACGATTCGTATCGAGTTTCCGGACGAAGAAGCTCGGTGTCTGCGGGTAGAAAGCTTGCTGGGGAAAGTATCCAACGATTTTGCCTGCGAGTAA
- a CDS encoding type IV pilus modification PilV family protein, translating to MNGISAWLRNRSGWPTARGYSFLEVIAGLIILLTFMTGVFPVIVSAIRNVAYNRRLSQATTLIQRDLDQVKAWGSDLDFYLDSFSDLTVLPVICSPSNPPGGFATLLKQQLDQTANQPQSTLPGYTITRTTTVIPNLDVLQVGYQVTFDPAGSGTPLLLVSDFVTEVMPRATSICIRPSA from the coding sequence ATGAACGGGATCTCTGCTTGGCTGCGGAATCGCTCGGGTTGGCCAACGGCAAGAGGCTACTCCTTCTTGGAGGTGATTGCTGGGCTGATCATTCTCCTCACTTTTATGACTGGGGTGTTCCCAGTGATCGTCTCGGCGATCCGAAATGTCGCCTACAATCGCCGCCTCAGCCAAGCCACTACCCTGATTCAACGGGATTTGGATCAGGTGAAAGCTTGGGGATCCGATTTGGACTTTTATCTGGATAGTTTTTCGGATCTGACGGTTTTGCCTGTCATCTGTAGCCCTAGCAATCCACCGGGTGGTTTTGCCACCTTGCTGAAGCAACAACTGGATCAAACTGCCAATCAACCGCAATCCACCCTGCCCGGCTACACGATTACCCGTACTACCACGGTTATCCCCAATCTGGATGTGTTGCAGGTGGGATATCAAGTGACTTTTGACCCAGCAGGTAGCGGCACCCCCTTATTGCTGGTGAGTGATTTTGTCACGGAAGTGATGCCTCGGGCAACCTCCATTTGCATTCGTCCTAGCGCTTGA
- a CDS encoding DUF7305 domain-containing protein, producing MSRFLACWLFSLGSQRGPFCQRERGYALPLALMTGVILTILAMTMYARSRTNSLTSLSQYRSGQSLAIAEGGIDRTLARLNQSSTSTLLRVNFSDWLNPENIPLCYTTATVSSILTQGTIGQGTYRVLDYQYNPLTRQGTIWVQGQVGQAVTQIQQTFPIADDPSAFPALLGTINVDLGNNNVFGELPGVDGNVVCTNPQQCSVTCTPDSPPTAAQLRAAVGAGPNSIITGRIFVGNAEVPPLPPVPAGAISIGNINNSQAPLTLPRSTDDPITFTVNGETITAFVYQASSINLSGNDGKYLFLNTKDPHNKVSGSAQVPVYLYIDGNITLSGNASIRTFTDSLPGYVRIYGNAPTSQTFSLNGNTCLNAFVFAPNASMGIQGGGSGGPCDTPAGDYGNPTPQCNITGAVWVKEWDGSNATRPSVCVPPGLRQALGDLAISFESQSGFVEAWQRLEANP from the coding sequence ATGTCCCGTTTTTTGGCCTGTTGGCTGTTTAGTCTAGGATCCCAGCGGGGGCCTTTCTGCCAGCGGGAACGCGGGTATGCCTTGCCCTTAGCCTTGATGACCGGAGTGATTCTCACCATCTTGGCAATGACGATGTATGCTCGTAGCCGCACCAATTCTCTCACCTCCCTAAGTCAGTACCGCTCAGGGCAAAGTTTGGCTATTGCTGAAGGAGGCATCGACCGCACTTTGGCCCGCCTCAACCAATCCAGCACCAGCACATTGTTGAGGGTGAATTTTTCCGATTGGCTCAACCCCGAAAACATTCCCCTTTGCTATACCACTGCGACCGTGAGCAGCATTCTCACCCAGGGCACGATCGGGCAGGGCACCTATCGGGTTTTGGATTATCAATACAACCCACTCACCCGCCAGGGCACGATTTGGGTGCAGGGGCAGGTGGGGCAGGCGGTGACGCAGATTCAACAAACCTTTCCCATCGCCGATGACCCCTCAGCCTTCCCGGCTTTACTAGGCACGATCAATGTTGACTTGGGCAACAACAACGTCTTTGGTGAGCTCCCGGGGGTGGATGGTAATGTTGTCTGTACCAACCCGCAGCAATGCTCCGTTACCTGCACACCGGATAGTCCGCCGACTGCAGCGCAATTGCGAGCTGCCGTTGGAGCGGGGCCCAATAGCATTATCACGGGGCGAATTTTTGTGGGCAATGCCGAGGTTCCTCCTTTGCCCCCGGTTCCGGCGGGCGCGATCTCGATCGGCAACATCAACAATAGTCAGGCACCCCTGACGTTGCCTCGCTCTACGGATGACCCCATTACCTTTACCGTCAACGGCGAAACCATCACCGCGTTTGTCTATCAAGCCAGCAGTATCAACCTGAGCGGCAATGATGGCAAATACCTGTTCTTGAATACCAAGGATCCCCACAACAAAGTGTCTGGCTCGGCTCAGGTGCCTGTGTATTTGTACATTGACGGCAACATTACTCTGTCGGGGAATGCCAGCATTCGAACCTTCACCGATTCTCTGCCTGGGTATGTGCGTATCTACGGGAATGCGCCAACGAGCCAAACTTTTAGCCTCAATGGAAACACTTGCCTGAATGCCTTTGTCTTCGCTCCCAACGCCAGCATGGGGATCCAGGGGGGAGGAAGCGGTGGCCCGTGTGACACCCCTGCGGGAGATTACGGCAACCCAACACCGCAGTGCAACATTACGGGCGCTGTTTGGGTGAAAGAGTGGGATGGGTCCAATGCGACTCGTCCGAGCGTGTGTGTGCCGCCCGGATTGCGCCAGGCACTAGGGGATTTGGCGATCTCGTTTGAAAGCCAGTCGGGCTTTGTGGAAGCTTGGCAACGTTTGGAGGCAAATCCATGA